The following nucleotide sequence is from Veillonellaceae bacterium.
GGTCGCTTTTGCCGGAGAGGCCTAGATTACTGATATTTTCTGCAAGTTCTTCCGAGGAGGCCAGTTTTCCGGCTACGTCGAGGACTATGACGTAGCTGTCAGGGCGGATTTGTTTTAGGAGGCGCTCGGCTTCTTTGTCGAGCGCTTTTGTTTTTTCGGCCTCCGAGGGGTTGTCCGGCATGCGTTCTTCGTCTA
It contains:
- a CDS encoding 23S rRNA (pseudouridine(1915)-N(3))-methyltransferase RlmH is translated as DEERMPDNPSEAEKTKALDKEAERLLKQIRPDSYVIVLDVAGKLASSEELAENISNLGLSGKSDLTFIIGGAFGLSQNLIKAANERLSFSKMTFTHQMIRLLLVEQIYRAFKINRGEPYHW